One segment of uncultured Fibrobacter sp. DNA contains the following:
- a CDS encoding ATP-binding protein translates to MILREKYIAPIREFYDSDLVKIIAGIRRCGKSVILSQISEEIRKKTDNVIFLNFEDRSTLSRISNCDELLAYVEKTRRAGKCFLFLDEIQNVKDWPDACKTLRLHDCSVFITGSNSKLLSMEFTKELSGRYVAFRIRPFVFKEIQEYLKQQNRTASISDYLVYGGFPMRFEFNTESATRNYLNDLDQTIVINDIVNRYKIRKPELFTKLANYVLISNSRILSAKSIYNYIRGQFSECSVNTITKYLGYLKEAYVISSIKQYSTKAKRELNFFEKIYDEDVAFNSIRVADGIFDLTHNLENVVYNELLYREYSLSVYSGKQEIDFCAQKGNKKYFIQVAYSVAERSTYDREMGVFADIDNTHAKILISNDDIDYSTSTVRHIKLKDFLEMDDLS, encoded by the coding sequence ATGATTCTGCGTGAAAAATACATCGCTCCGATTCGGGAGTTTTACGATAGCGACCTCGTCAAGATTATTGCCGGCATCCGCAGATGTGGCAAGTCCGTCATTCTTTCGCAGATTTCCGAAGAAATTCGCAAAAAAACGGACAATGTCATCTTCTTGAATTTTGAAGACCGCAGCACTTTGTCTAGAATATCCAATTGCGATGAGCTTCTTGCCTATGTAGAAAAGACGCGCCGTGCGGGCAAGTGTTTTCTGTTTCTTGACGAAATCCAGAATGTAAAGGACTGGCCCGATGCCTGCAAGACACTCCGCTTGCACGACTGCTCCGTATTCATCACGGGTTCAAATTCAAAGTTGCTGTCCATGGAATTTACCAAGGAACTGAGCGGGCGCTACGTGGCGTTCAGGATACGACCATTCGTCTTTAAAGAAATCCAGGAATACCTGAAGCAACAAAATAGAACGGCCTCCATCTCTGATTATCTTGTCTATGGCGGATTCCCGATGCGGTTCGAGTTCAATACAGAAAGCGCCACACGGAACTACCTGAATGATCTAGACCAGACAATAGTAATTAACGATATCGTAAACCGTTACAAGATACGCAAGCCAGAACTCTTTACCAAACTGGCCAATTATGTTCTCATTTCCAATTCGAGGATACTGTCTGCAAAGTCCATCTATAACTACATCAGGGGACAATTCAGCGAATGTTCTGTCAACACGATAACTAAATATCTGGGATACCTGAAAGAGGCGTATGTCATCAGCTCTATCAAGCAGTATTCGACAAAGGCAAAGCGGGAGCTGAACTTCTTCGAAAAGATCTATGATGAAGATGTGGCGTTTAATTCCATTCGCGTTGCGGACGGCATTTTTGACTTGACGCACAACCTAGAAAATGTTGTCTATAACGAACTCTTGTATAGGGAATATTCCCTGAGTGTCTATTCTGGAAAACAGGAAATTGATTTTTGCGCACAAAAGGGAAACAAGAAGTATTTCATTCAGGTCGCTTATTCCGTAGCGGAGCGTTCAACCTACGACCGAGAAATGGGGGTGTTTGCAGATATTGACAACACCCATGCCAAAATTCTTATTTCCAATGACGATATCGACTATTCCACTAGTACCGTCAGGCACATCAAACTAAAAGACTTCCTGGAAATGGACGATTTGTCTTGA